In the Topomyia yanbarensis strain Yona2022 chromosome 3, ASM3024719v1, whole genome shotgun sequence genome, one interval contains:
- the LOC131692216 gene encoding uncharacterized protein LOC131692216, with the protein MLRWSHSLHLKTHRMPHQGRAMRKCCLLLLLLPIVYGFRPPAAVFEDVYEQGRPSPASYLTTQGIQDGMQAYLNRRNRQLGDGFTSIAASQYSPYTASSERYQNFEENQHDRIRLENLQKIPSIRRRRLDLVATPRQSKKVNVVPREMLRFTLADAIIRHDHDPEQAEDSSKVKQRTKRQSKERSSKRIEPVPRDILRFELKDAMTEKPTLQAEDMPHNVRRRRSADPESKEGRKMVSFELEDAKTPDRDTKLFHKQMMEENPNLRMPFTTSDTFTKGSVHDEIVERPEVRRREGKKDKRDNPMDESDMNIEESRRVKVSRGNKKKMANYEDLPLGVQKAIDIAIQENERMNGKTTEEPSRGTKYYYGDKKPKIKKPYSTTTNTKSNPPSTKESKVISSPQMESGFVPTKPIASESGENLKPEKTSPGTWWSASNIQRPKRLQQKTVYPPLVVSPQYVQTYKPTMESHKMTELSPGYENPRENSYEYSGASKEEKPKIQYLIKEVPVPLRPRTKITVQPTISISYDKEPTAPATSSEDQSNYNNPYGPVELRYEQPKEQANSYQNLNIVVPDSKEQSEPSYYDHNNVDNPKSQESSSHASENYDKTGSSIAALSALIGKRPTAQLRGLNNLLHMPIPIGNQQPLQTMKTRIRPQDSTAPIMFPGEASTPNPLPKKTPGYRSVKIENGPKIVYEDPNASALYHTVQMNPQLKVPMTKDYTPIKELVTDITDSDLVGPTVSTPTHATYIIGSTPATPQIEANSYELDTNSHESSHYQEYHEVQATPEPISVQYQTRQLDHRYHEQHQHQHQRHQEVYNEHSIPDHYHHHDDEDSEDSEGYAFGYRVRDFHTGNDFGHVQNRDNGVTRGEYHILLPDGRVQNVRYTADEQGFHAEVSYESVHSSHEATK; encoded by the exons GGCATGCAAGCGTACCTGAATCGCCGTAATCGCCAACTCGGTGACGGCTTCACCTCCATAGCCGCGTCCCAGTACAGTCCCTACACGGCATCCAGTGAACGATATCAAAACTTTGAAGAAAACCAGCACGATCGCATTCGGTTGGAGAATCTGCAGAAGATCCCTTCCATCAGGCGAAGGCGTCTGGACCTAGTGGCAACGCCACGCCAGTCGAAGAAGGTGAATGTTGTACCACGGGAAATGCTGCGCTTTACTCTGGCCGATGCGATTATCCGCCATGACCATGATCCGGAGCAGGCAGAGGACAGTAGTAAAGTGAAACAAAGAACGAAACGACAGAGCAAGGAGCGGAGTTCGAAACGAATCGAGCCGGTCCCACGGGACATTCTGCGCTTTGAACTGAAGGATGCGATGACGGAGAAACCTACGCTGCAGGCGGAAGACATGCCGCATAATGTACGGAGAAGACGTTCAGCGGATCCCGAAAGTAAAGAAGGacggaaaatggtttcctttGAGCTGGAAGATGCCAAAACACCAGATCGGGATACGAAGCTGTTCCACAAGCAGATGATGGAAGAGAATCCTAATCTTAGAATGCCTTTCACCACTTCGGACACGTTTACGAAAGGGTCCGTACATGATGAAATTGTTGAACGACCTGAGGTAAGGCGGCGGGAGGGTAAGAAAGATAAACGAGATAACCCGATGGATGAATCGGATATGAATATAGAGGAATCTCGAAGGGTAAAGGTTTCCAGgggcaataaaaagaaaatggcTAATTATGAAGATTTGCCACTTGGTGTTCAGAAAGCGATTGATATTGCAATCCAGGAAAATGAACGAATGAATGGCAAGACTACCGAGGAGCCTTCGAGAGGAACTAAATACTATTATGGCGATAAGAAACCGAAGATTAAAAAACCGTATAGTACCACTACAAACACCAAGTCAAACCCTCCCAGTACTAAAGAATCTAAAGTCATCAGTAGTCCCCAAATGGAATCTGGTTTTGTTCCTACCAAACCGATTGCAAGCGAATCAGGTGAAAATTTGAAACCGGAAAAAACCAGTCCCGGAACCTGGTGGTCCGCTTCCAATATACAGCGACCGAAAAGACTGCAACAAAAAACTGTGTATCCACCTCTAGTCGTAAGTCCCCAGTATGTCCAAACCTACAAACCGACAATGGAAAGTCACAAGATGACAGAACTGTCGCCAGGGTACGAAAATCCTCGTGAAAACTCCTATGAATATTCGGGGGCCTCGAAAGAAGAGAAACCAAAAATCCAATACCTGATCAAGGAAGTTCCCGTGCCGCTGAGACCTCGAACGAAGATCACCGTTCAACCGACAATCTCGATCTCCTACGACAAGGAGCCTACCGCTCCGGCAACCTCTTCTGAAGATCAATCCAACTACAACAACCCGTACGGACCAGTTGAGCTTCGATACGAGCAACCTAAAGAACAGGCCAACTCTTACCAAAACTTGAACATTGTTGTACCCGATTCAAAGGAACAATCGGAGCCATCCTATTACGATCATAATAATGTAGACAATCCGAAGTCCCAAGAATCATCATCGCACGCCTCGGAGAATTACGATAAAACCGGAAGCAGCATAGCAGCCCTATCGGCACTGATCGGCAAAAGACCGACCGCGCAACTGAGAGGGCTTAACAATCTACTGCACATGCCAATCCCGATTGGAAACCAGCAACCTCTACAGACTATGAAAACCAGAATTCGCCCACAAGACAGTACCGCTCCCATTATGTTCCCAGGGGAAGCATCCACTCCGAATCCGCTACCGAAGAAAACTCCCGGTTATCGCAGTGTGAAGATCGAAAATGGTCCGAAAATAGTGTATGAAGATCCCAATGCCAGCGCGTTGTACCACACGGTTCAGATGAATCCTCAGCTTAAGGTACCCATGACTAAAGATTACACTCCTATCAAGGAGCTTGTTACGGATATTACGGATTCGGATCTTGTGGGACCAACAGTGTCAACTCCGACGCACGCGACGTACATCATCGGATCAACTCCGGCTACGCCACAAATTGAGGCCAACAGTTACGAGTTGGATACGAACAGCCACGAATCTTCCCACTACCAAGAATATCACGAAGTTCAAGCAACCCCGGAACCGATCAGTGTACAATACCAAACGAGACAACTGGACCACCGGTACCACGAACAACATCAGCACCAGCACCAACGTCACCAGGAGGTATACAATGAGCATAGTATTCCCGATCATTATCACCACCACGACGATGAGGATTCCGAG GACTCGGAAGGTTACGCCTTCGGCTATCGAGTGCGTGATTTCCACACTGGGAACGATTTCGGACACGTGCAGAATCGGGACAACGGTGTGACCCGCGGTGAATATCACATCCTGCTGCCGGATGGGCGAGTTCAGAACGTGCGCTATACTGCCGACGAGCAGGGATTTCACGCCGAAGTCAGCTACGAAAGTGTACATTCGTCTCATGAAGCAACGAAATAG